The Primulina tabacum isolate GXHZ01 chromosome 10, ASM2559414v2, whole genome shotgun sequence region AATCATGGGCAGATCCCTCCCACCCACTGAACacataaataaattctaaatcaAAGTTACTAGCTGCTAAAACATTTTGAAAAATTGTCCCGTGACGATTACGATAACTGTTAGTATCATGCCCAAACACTATTGCTGGAATATGAGTGACATCAATAGCCCCAGTGCAATCCTACAATAagaaaaacataataaaaattgtGGTACTTATAATAATAACAACTAAAAAGAATTTAATCACTTActttaaaataaggataaaatcTTGTACTCTCTCTTATTTTTTCTGGAACTCCAGATCCAGGTTTGACCATCATATCTGCTGCAATTCTATTCAATGCTCTCAACACTTTGTTGAAGTTTTGGCTAGTATTGTATTGTGATCGACCGAATATTTACGAATCAAGCAATATCGAGTATTTTGACCAACAACAAGTAAAAACATGGCAAGCATTTCTTCAATACAAATATATCTTGTATCTTGCAATGGTGTTTTTTCTCTAAGGATGTtgcacaattttaaaaatacatcagGGTACATTCTATAAATTTCTCGAAAGTTTGTTGGATcctcttttaatattttatggaTATAATCGTATCAACTTGAAGTTATTGGTCGTCTATTTAAGGGACGATGGACACGTTCGTCATTCATGGTAGTTATATGATTAGTTAGCACATAGAGAATCCCAAGAATTTCCCTCAACAAATACCTAAAAGTTTCATGTAATTTTTCTTCGAATTCCTCTTCTTCCATTTGATCTTCTACATCATGTACGTTGATAT contains the following coding sequences:
- the LOC142506177 gene encoding uncharacterized protein LOC142506177; this translates as MMVKPGSGVPEKIRESTRFYPYFKDCTGAIDVTHIPAIVFGHDTNSYRNRHGTIFQNVLAASNFDLEFIYVFSGWEGSAHDSNILADALSRNNGLKVPQGKFF